One window of Dehalobacterium formicoaceticum genomic DNA carries:
- a CDS encoding sigma-54-dependent Fis family transcriptional regulator, with product MFDKLNRKDIKESWLDFQNNKPVGTDRVRKVILDSWKRSRQYGVNALHQNKQLCSPEELKKRQAKSIILLNAAQGYLEDLFSKFLSSQGVVVLSDTEGTIIFALGDEKTMRETTAPEFAHDCSEETMGTNGVGTCLALRKPFLIWAEEHYYQGNHIWYCSSAPIFDPAGKMLGCLNVTGKSQSVHAHTLGMVLGIANAIERQIKINQIMDENQKVIRKQEVILNLITDGVLIVDPAGKVTEINQYALQMFGMAKNEIINQSVAKLIPSGLDIEDIFTKQRMLKNIEIDFALPGKDLSCSVSTAIIRNEKALPESLILTFTPSKNIHALVNQVTGSVARYTFEQMTGRSSVFQEVIRQGKLAALASSNVLITGESGTGKELMAHAIHNASNRFHKPFISVNCGALPRELIVSELFGYEEGSFTGAKKGGNPGKFELADGGTIFLDEIGELPLDGQVTLLRIIQEKVVNRLGSSKPKPIDVRVIAATNRNLAEEVLNKNFRQDLFYRLNVLTINMPSLRDRKEDLEILINSTMDRIKNQTNKSYLTIDRQAMNVLKKYDWPGNIRELENVLERAVNICEDLVIKCSDLPNHLTAESVKAAPDITYIEQTEKTLIMETLRETHGNIKQTAEKLGIARNTVYRKMKRYNIANNSGEL from the coding sequence TTGTTTGATAAGCTAAACAGGAAAGATATTAAAGAATCCTGGCTAGACTTTCAAAATAATAAACCTGTGGGAACTGATCGTGTCCGTAAGGTGATTCTTGATTCATGGAAGCGGAGCCGACAGTATGGCGTGAATGCCTTACATCAGAATAAACAGTTGTGCTCACCTGAAGAACTAAAAAAGAGACAAGCAAAGAGCATAATCTTGTTGAATGCTGCTCAGGGTTACTTGGAAGATCTCTTTTCCAAATTTTTAAGCAGCCAGGGTGTCGTGGTTTTGTCTGACACAGAAGGGACTATTATCTTTGCTCTGGGCGACGAAAAAACCATGCGGGAAACTACGGCACCTGAATTTGCTCATGACTGCAGTGAAGAAACCATGGGAACCAACGGGGTAGGGACCTGCTTGGCATTAAGAAAACCCTTCCTGATATGGGCTGAGGAACATTATTATCAGGGCAATCATATATGGTATTGCTCCTCAGCTCCCATTTTTGATCCGGCCGGTAAAATGCTCGGATGTTTAAACGTTACCGGTAAATCGCAAAGCGTGCATGCTCATACCTTAGGCATGGTTTTGGGGATAGCCAATGCCATTGAAAGACAAATTAAAATTAACCAAATTATGGACGAGAATCAAAAAGTTATTCGGAAACAAGAAGTAATCCTGAACTTGATTACAGATGGGGTATTAATAGTTGATCCAGCCGGTAAAGTGACCGAGATAAATCAATATGCTCTGCAAATGTTTGGCATGGCGAAAAACGAGATTATAAATCAATCAGTAGCAAAGCTTATTCCTTCTGGTTTGGATATTGAGGATATTTTTACTAAGCAGCGAATGCTTAAGAATATAGAAATTGACTTTGCTTTACCGGGCAAAGATTTGTCCTGTTCCGTTTCTACGGCTATTATTAGGAATGAAAAAGCCCTACCGGAAAGTTTAATCTTAACCTTTACTCCCAGCAAGAATATTCATGCCTTGGTCAATCAGGTAACAGGTTCCGTGGCCAGATACACTTTCGAACAAATGACAGGCCGCTCATCCGTTTTTCAGGAGGTAATACGTCAGGGTAAGCTGGCGGCGCTGGCCAGTTCCAACGTACTAATTACCGGAGAAAGTGGGACGGGGAAGGAACTCATGGCCCATGCCATTCATAATGCCAGTAACCGATTCCATAAGCCTTTCATAAGTGTAAATTGCGGTGCTTTGCCACGGGAATTAATAGTCAGTGAACTATTTGGTTATGAAGAAGGATCTTTTACCGGTGCCAAGAAGGGTGGTAATCCAGGGAAGTTTGAACTTGCAGACGGGGGCACCATTTTCCTGGATGAAATTGGTGAATTGCCGTTGGATGGCCAGGTTACATTACTCCGGATCATACAAGAAAAGGTAGTTAACCGCCTTGGCAGCAGCAAACCTAAACCGATTGATGTTAGGGTTATTGCCGCCACTAATAGGAATTTGGCGGAGGAAGTTCTAAACAAAAATTTTCGCCAAGATCTTTTTTACCGTTTAAATGTTCTTACGATCAATATGCCTAGTCTGAGAGACCGTAAGGAAGATCTGGAAATCTTGATAAATAGTACGATGGATAGAATAAAGAACCAGACAAACAAATCTTATCTGACCATTGATCGCCAAGCCATGAATGTACTAAAAAAATATGACTGGCCGGGAAATATACGCGAACTGGAAAACGTTTTAGAAAGGGCGGTTAACATATGTGAGGATTTAGTAATCAAGTGCAGCGATTTGCCAAATCACTTAACCGCAGAGAGTGTTAAAGCCGCGCCAGACATCACTTATATTGAGCAAACCGAAAAAACTTTAATCATGGAAACGTTGCGGGAGACCCACGGAAACATTAAGCAAACCGCTGAGAAACTAGGTATTGCTCGCAATACTGTTTACCGCAAAATGAAGAGATATAATATTGCTAACAATTCCGGGGAACTTTAA
- a CDS encoding stalk domain-containing protein, whose product MYVTLFCLLFALFNTSALAASNGDFQSFGATSLSKSDGSYWVWGAGQSVPIQIHDLSDVEKSFDCQFDRQLVMKKDGTVWFWERKDPSGEIQVHNVQSLNNLIDVQYKMGDLLALDQERKVYLLSTQGQLTSDRLNQITHLSGIDDVVDLGAYWDYHQQSHAEIWAFLKKDGTVWINKGDFPTEAFEPIPAPNNVIEIEENIALKQDGTVWYWPSQTKNDLSASITAAPITELTSIKKIKSYNKSYVAIDQNADLWFWGVTLTGASDGTIRHNQTVPVKLNSIKDVKDAFFVERSLIVLTKGGDVWEASIDRESMPENPVFNHLTSDVQEIKLGARHIMMQKNDASLWGWGVNKSGQLGSGDFEFMHLTPQRVQRPVAVYLNDEPIVMNSSGVIIRNDQAFIPLRSVFEKMGAAINWDTYTKTVTISQREPEKEPVTISINYSSGTVDLNNKPVTLSNQPFILVSTAYLPLRFISESLGGKVDWIQDEGKIFILMQ is encoded by the coding sequence ATGTATGTCACCCTTTTTTGCTTATTATTTGCCTTGTTTAACACCTCTGCCTTAGCTGCATCAAACGGAGATTTTCAATCATTTGGAGCAACTTCCTTAAGTAAATCAGACGGCTCCTATTGGGTATGGGGTGCCGGCCAGTCAGTTCCCATTCAAATTCATGACTTGTCAGATGTGGAAAAATCATTTGATTGCCAGTTTGATCGCCAGCTTGTCATGAAAAAGGACGGTACGGTTTGGTTTTGGGAGAGGAAAGATCCTTCCGGAGAAATACAAGTCCACAATGTCCAATCATTAAATAATCTAATTGACGTTCAATATAAAATGGGTGATCTATTAGCCTTGGATCAAGAAAGGAAAGTATATCTTCTCTCAACACAAGGTCAGTTAACCTCCGACCGACTAAATCAAATTACCCATCTTTCCGGCATTGACGATGTTGTGGATCTCGGTGCTTATTGGGATTATCATCAACAATCCCACGCTGAGATATGGGCATTTTTGAAAAAGGATGGCACAGTTTGGATCAATAAAGGGGATTTTCCAACAGAAGCCTTTGAACCTATTCCTGCTCCCAATAATGTTATTGAAATCGAAGAAAACATCGCCCTGAAGCAGGATGGTACGGTTTGGTACTGGCCAAGCCAAACCAAAAATGATTTAAGTGCTTCAATCACGGCAGCACCGATTACTGAATTAACTAGTATAAAAAAAATAAAATCATATAATAAATCATATGTTGCTATTGATCAAAACGCTGACCTGTGGTTTTGGGGTGTAACATTAACCGGAGCTTCCGACGGGACGATCAGGCATAACCAGACTGTTCCTGTTAAATTGAACAGTATTAAGGATGTTAAGGATGCTTTTTTTGTTGAACGTTCCCTGATTGTGCTAACGAAGGGTGGGGATGTGTGGGAAGCTTCTATTGATCGAGAATCCATGCCGGAAAATCCAGTCTTCAATCATCTTACATCTGACGTACAAGAAATTAAGCTAGGTGCCCGCCATATCATGATGCAGAAAAACGATGCCTCTTTATGGGGATGGGGTGTCAACAAAAGCGGACAATTAGGCAGCGGCGATTTTGAATTTATGCACCTTACGCCTCAGCGGGTGCAAAGACCGGTTGCGGTTTATTTAAACGATGAACCCATTGTGATGAATAGTAGTGGAGTGATCATTAGAAACGATCAGGCATTTATTCCCCTTCGGTCCGTTTTCGAGAAAATGGGTGCCGCAATAAATTGGGATACATATACTAAAACTGTAACTATTAGTCAAAGAGAACCCGAAAAAGAACCTGTAACCATTAGCATTAATTATTCTTCCGGAACAGTTGATCTGAATAATAAACCTGTTACCCTTTCCAACCAGCCTTTTATTCTTGTCAGCACTGCTTACTTGCCCCTGCGGTTTATCAGTGAATCTTTGGGCGGGAAAGTAGATTGGATACAAGATGAGGGGAAAATATTTATCTTAATGCAATAG
- a CDS encoding type II toxin-antitoxin system RelB/DinJ family antitoxin, whose protein sequence is MAKSETLHIRIEPAVKAGVEATLKTLGLSTTEAINIFLHQVILTGGLPFEVKNPQYNAETIAAMQEARDIAAGKVPAKSFSTIAELMDDLNSDDED, encoded by the coding sequence ATGGCTAAATCGGAAACTCTGCATATTCGGATTGAACCAGCTGTTAAAGCCGGTGTTGAGGCCACGCTTAAAACATTGGGACTTTCAACCACTGAAGCGATTAATATATTTCTTCACCAGGTTATTCTCACTGGAGGGTTGCCTTTTGAGGTCAAAAACCCTCAATATAATGCTGAAACCATTGCCGCCATGCAGGAAGCCCGTGATATTGCCGCTGGAAAAGTCCCGGCAAAAAGCTTTAGTACAATAGCAGAGCTGATGGATGACTTGAACAGCGATGATGAAGATTAA
- a CDS encoding BclA C-terminal domain-containing protein, producing the protein MGSAIAVAVSETPIALPNAQNLDGFVANAANTVFTVPQTGRYCINYDIKIMSVFMMRSELLVDGAIVSAATVNPVLSISKYNFQIILNLIAGDTISIRLSGLNVEATL; encoded by the coding sequence TTGGGTTCTGCTATTGCAGTAGCAGTTAGCGAAACTCCAATTGCATTACCAAATGCGCAAAACTTAGATGGTTTTGTTGCAAATGCAGCAAATACAGTATTTACAGTGCCTCAAACCGGAAGATACTGTATTAATTATGATATAAAAATTATGTCAGTATTCATGATGCGATCAGAATTATTAGTTGATGGTGCAATAGTATCAGCCGCAACTGTTAATCCAGTATTATCAATATCAAAATATAATTTTCAAATTATATTGAATTTAATAGCAGGTGACACCATATCAATCCGTTTGTCAGGATTGAATGTTGAAGCAACATTATAA
- the istB gene encoding IS21-like element helper ATPase IstB, which produces MSNAPRKAFKEAILEYSKELRLPMIRKHLDEQVRESTQQDASYEAFLAQLLEKECDARREASRHNRIRLAEFTHKKYLEDLVIADLPDDAQKKLKQLKTLEFIQEGRNIILAGNPGTGKTHVSIGLGLKACLEGYKVWFTTVPLLINRIKECRAEQTLRAFQNRFEKYDLVIADEMGYISFDKEGSELLFTHLSLRAGRKSTIITTNLSFERWGEIFQDPVMTAAMIDRLTHQSYIVNMNGNSYRMKETKEWLQQQQLA; this is translated from the coding sequence ATGAGTAACGCGCCGCGCAAGGCGTTTAAGGAAGCGATATTGGAATATAGCAAAGAACTGAGACTCCCTATGATTCGTAAGCATTTGGATGAGCAAGTTCGGGAGTCAACGCAGCAGGATGCCAGTTATGAAGCATTTCTGGCGCAGTTACTGGAGAAGGAATGTGATGCTCGTCGGGAAGCCTCGCGGCATAATCGCATTCGTCTGGCTGAATTTACACATAAAAAGTACCTTGAAGATTTGGTCATCGCGGATTTGCCAGATGATGCCCAAAAGAAGTTAAAGCAGCTGAAAACATTAGAGTTTATTCAGGAGGGGCGCAACATTATTCTGGCGGGGAACCCGGGAACAGGCAAGACGCATGTGAGTATTGGGCTAGGCTTAAAGGCCTGCCTGGAGGGATATAAAGTATGGTTTACAACTGTTCCCCTCCTCATTAACCGGATTAAAGAATGCCGAGCAGAGCAAACTCTTCGAGCCTTCCAGAACCGCTTTGAAAAATATGATTTGGTTATTGCCGATGAAATGGGTTATATATCTTTTGATAAGGAAGGATCTGAATTATTGTTTACCCATTTGTCGCTGAGGGCTGGTCGCAAATCGACAATCATCACAACCAACTTATCCTTCGAACGATGGGGTGAAATTTTTCAGGATCCCGTGATGACGGCGGCCATGATTGACCGGTTGACGCATCAGTCATACATCGTCAACATGAATGGAAACTCGTACCGCATGAAAGAAACGAAGGAGTGGTTACAACAACAGCAACTGGCATGA
- a CDS encoding stalk domain-containing protein: MMKKNDGSLWGWGVNKNGQLGSGDFEFIHLTPQRVQRPVAVYLNDEPVVMNSGVIIRNGQAFIPLRSVFEKMGAVLNWDAANKTVTISQKEPEKEPVIININYSSGKVDLNNKPVSLSNQPFILVSTAYLPLRFISESLGGKVDWIQDEGEILIKMQ, from the coding sequence ATGATGAAGAAAAACGATGGCTCTTTATGGGGATGGGGTGTCAACAAAAACGGACAATTAGGCAGCGGTGATTTTGAATTTATCCACTTAACGCCTCAGCGGGTGCAAAGACCGGTTGCAGTTTATTTAAACGATGAGCCCGTTGTGATGAATAGCGGTGTTATCATCCGAAACGGTCAGGCATTTATTCCCCTCCGGTCAGTTTTCGAGAAAATGGGTGCCGTACTAAATTGGGATGCAGCTAATAAAACCGTAACTATCAGTCAAAAAGAACCTGAAAAAGAACCTGTCATCATTAATATTAATTATTCTTCCGGAAAGGTTGATCTGAATAATAAACCTGTTTCCCTTTCCAACCAGCCTTTTATTCTTGTCAGCACTGCTTACTTGCCCCTGCGGTTTATCAGTGAATCTCTGGGCGGAAAAGTAGATTGGATACAAGATGAGGGGGAAATATTAATCAAAATGCAATAG
- a CDS encoding type II toxin-antitoxin system YafQ family toxin, which yields MMKINRTSRFKKEYRQMMKRGYDSKPFEYVVGEIANGRALAEKYNDHALKGTFEGFRECHIQPDWLLIYFAEKDILTLTFTRTGTHADLFKK from the coding sequence ATGATGAAGATTAACAGAACTTCCCGTTTCAAGAAAGAATACAGACAGATGATGAAGCGGGGCTATGATTCCAAACCGTTTGAGTATGTGGTCGGAGAGATAGCAAATGGCCGGGCATTGGCAGAAAAATATAATGACCACGCCTTGAAAGGCACCTTTGAAGGGTTCAGGGAGTGCCATATACAACCGGATTGGCTGCTGATATACTTTGCTGAAAAAGACATTTTGACGCTGACTTTCACACGGACTGGTACTCATGCTGATTTGTTTAAGAAATAA
- a CDS encoding DEAD/DEAH box helicase, translating into MANFKDYQLNSDLLKAIRLLNFKIPTKVQEQVIPVVLAEKDIIVKSQTGSGKTAAFAIPICQLVDWEENKPQALVMTPTRELAIQVKEDIFNIGRFKRLKVAAIFGKSPFYYQEKEIKQKTHVVVGTPGRIIDHIERGTFDTSKIKYLVIDEADKMLNMGFIEQIETIITSLPKERVTMLFSATMPMDIKNLCNKYMKDPGYVEIEEENSIADRIRQERYNVAEIDKTQLLRDITIVENPDSCMIFCNTKQKVEDVYHELLNLKYSCQRIHGGMEQRDRLRVMNNFKQGKFRYLLATDVAARGIDIDNITLVINFDIPQDRESYVHRIGRTGRLNKMGKAITFVTQNEKLFLDDIHKYIGKEIILMGRPEKETVQDVKQEFVEKINTTPEMKEIKGAELSKEIMKLHINAGKKTKMRAVDVVGTLCNIKGMTAADIGIINIQDISTFVEILNNKGELVFQALQKTPIKGRLRKVSKVVKQSAY; encoded by the coding sequence ATGGCGAATTTTAAAGATTATCAATTAAATAGTGATTTATTAAAAGCAATTAGGCTGTTAAATTTCAAAATTCCCACAAAAGTCCAGGAACAGGTGATACCAGTTGTTCTGGCAGAAAAGGATATCATCGTAAAGTCTCAAACCGGCAGCGGAAAGACAGCAGCATTTGCTATCCCTATTTGCCAATTGGTTGATTGGGAGGAAAATAAACCTCAAGCATTAGTAATGACGCCGACCAGAGAACTTGCTATTCAGGTAAAAGAAGACATCTTTAATATAGGTAGATTTAAGAGATTAAAAGTAGCGGCAATTTTCGGGAAGTCCCCATTCTATTATCAAGAAAAGGAAATCAAGCAAAAAACACATGTGGTGGTTGGCACACCAGGCCGTATTATTGATCATATCGAAAGAGGGACATTTGATACATCAAAGATAAAATATCTTGTCATCGATGAAGCAGATAAAATGCTAAATATGGGGTTTATTGAACAAATAGAGACGATCATAACTAGTTTGCCAAAAGAGCGGGTGACGATGTTATTTTCTGCGACAATGCCTATGGATATAAAGAATTTATGTAATAAATATATGAAAGATCCGGGATACGTTGAAATAGAAGAAGAAAATTCAATTGCTGATAGAATAAGGCAAGAAAGATATAACGTAGCGGAAATAGATAAAACCCAACTTTTGAGAGATATTACCATCGTCGAAAATCCGGATAGTTGTATGATATTCTGTAATACAAAGCAGAAGGTAGAAGATGTTTATCATGAGTTATTGAATCTTAAGTATTCTTGTCAGAGAATTCATGGTGGTATGGAGCAGCGGGACAGATTAAGAGTAATGAATAACTTTAAGCAAGGTAAATTTAGATATCTATTAGCAACAGATGTTGCAGCCCGAGGAATAGACATTGATAACATCACCCTGGTAATTAATTTTGATATTCCTCAAGACAGAGAAAGCTATGTTCATCGAATCGGAAGAACCGGTCGGCTGAACAAGATGGGGAAAGCTATTACTTTTGTTACCCAAAATGAAAAGTTGTTTCTGGATGATATCCATAAATATATTGGAAAAGAAATTATTTTGATGGGAAGACCGGAAAAAGAAACAGTTCAGGATGTTAAACAAGAATTTGTAGAGAAAATAAATACCACACCTGAAATGAAGGAGATCAAAGGTGCAGAACTGAGTAAGGAAATTATGAAATTACATATAAATGCAGGGAAGAAGACAAAGATGAGAGCAGTAGATGTGGTAGGGACCCTTTGCAATATTAAAGGTATGACAGCGGCAGATATCGGGATTATCAATATTCAGGATATATCTACCTTTGTAGAAATATTAAATAATAAAGGTGAGTTGGTATTCCAGGCGTTACAAAAAACACCTATCAAAGGCAGATTACGTAAGGTTAGTAAAGTGGTAAAGCAGTCAGCATATTGA
- the istA gene encoding IS21 family transposase, whose product MITMNIKQQILMMHIHEGKSRREIAKITGINRDTVGKYIGQYEEGRQQLLSSGSADIQALVDTLTSAPKYTVGIRPKRKMTDEVVNRIQFYLDENETKRNQGRHKQQKKAIDIFEALEAEGTQLSYSTVLRTIRSLERKPKEAFIKALYELGDICEFDWGEVKLKINGKFQVFQMAVFTTAYGNYRFAYLFTKQTTECFQEAHALFFQHIGQVYRTMVYDNMKVAVKRFIGTEKEPTQGLLQLSLYYGFQYRFCNIRKGNEKGHVERSVEVVRRKAFAFRDEFESLEEANQYLQDVCTKRNRKSHDEYNGQTAEERLEEERPALLPTLPPFDAARVIYGRVNKYSTIIVDQNRYSVPDHLVGESIMIKAYATRVRCFHQESLVAEHVRLTGNHEWRLDLNHYLDTLRKKPGAFAGSAAWQQAPKRIKEIYETYYTKQDKEFIQLLQYIRDDVPFAEVEQAIRELEKIHPAQVTTDKIKVLCARNRDAMPVVQPNLSKTGKEIVERSAQQLRMYDDMFDTHTPKAKEDVA is encoded by the coding sequence ATGATCACAATGAACATCAAGCAACAAATTTTAATGATGCATATTCATGAAGGGAAATCGCGCCGGGAAATTGCGAAAATAACAGGGATCAATCGGGACACCGTAGGAAAGTACATTGGACAATATGAGGAAGGGAGACAGCAATTATTGTCGAGCGGGTCGGCAGATATCCAGGCACTAGTCGACACCCTCACTTCTGCCCCCAAGTATACTGTGGGCATTCGACCCAAAAGAAAAATGACTGACGAGGTTGTGAACAGGATCCAGTTCTATCTTGACGAGAATGAAACTAAGCGAAATCAGGGGCGGCACAAGCAGCAAAAAAAAGCCATTGATATCTTTGAAGCACTGGAAGCCGAGGGTACTCAACTAAGTTACAGTACCGTTCTTCGAACCATTAGAAGCTTGGAACGGAAACCAAAGGAAGCGTTTATTAAGGCTCTGTATGAACTTGGAGACATTTGCGAATTTGATTGGGGTGAGGTTAAACTAAAAATTAATGGAAAATTTCAAGTTTTTCAGATGGCCGTATTCACAACGGCTTACGGGAACTATCGCTTTGCTTATCTGTTCACCAAACAAACAACAGAGTGTTTTCAGGAAGCACACGCCCTGTTTTTCCAGCATATCGGCCAAGTGTATCGTACCATGGTGTACGATAACATGAAAGTCGCGGTGAAAAGGTTTATTGGAACGGAGAAGGAGCCGACGCAAGGATTGCTTCAATTGTCGCTCTACTATGGTTTTCAGTATCGGTTTTGCAATATTCGCAAGGGCAACGAAAAAGGTCATGTGGAGCGAAGCGTCGAGGTCGTTCGCCGAAAAGCCTTCGCTTTTCGGGACGAATTTGAATCCCTGGAGGAGGCAAATCAATATTTGCAGGATGTGTGCACTAAGCGTAATCGTAAGTCCCATGATGAGTACAACGGCCAGACGGCGGAGGAACGATTGGAAGAAGAGCGCCCCGCATTGCTGCCCACCCTTCCACCATTTGATGCAGCTCGCGTGATTTATGGACGGGTGAACAAATATTCCACCATCATCGTTGATCAGAATCGTTACTCAGTACCGGATCATTTGGTAGGTGAATCGATCATGATTAAAGCATATGCGACCCGGGTGCGATGCTTCCATCAGGAATCCTTGGTAGCGGAGCATGTGCGATTAACCGGCAACCACGAGTGGCGGCTTGATCTGAATCATTATTTGGATACGCTAAGGAAAAAACCTGGTGCATTTGCCGGTAGTGCGGCATGGCAGCAGGCTCCTAAAAGGATAAAAGAAATATACGAAACATATTATACCAAACAAGACAAGGAATTTATACAGCTATTGCAATATATTCGAGACGATGTCCCATTTGCGGAAGTCGAGCAAGCTATTCGGGAGCTGGAGAAAATTCATCCGGCTCAAGTGACTACGGATAAAATTAAAGTGCTTTGTGCTAGGAATCGTGACGCGATGCCTGTTGTTCAACCAAATCTCTCGAAAACGGGAAAAGAGATTGTAGAGCGGTCAGCACAGCAGCTTCGCATGTACGATGACATGTTTGATACCCATACACCAAAAGCAAAGGAGGACGTTGCATGA
- a CDS encoding WG repeat-containing protein: MGNHKKIAISLLLFFSLGIMGGCSNNVANQPEGSDLLQPQDVAGIGLYGEIRQKLPDFVITPEIKEWDQPLPFYEDGKLGFKDKQGKIVLEPIYASHHGYRNGVNNIAYDDEAGNRTWQVYDIYGKPYPYDTVYGFHYGISFVQKDGKSGLINTAGQEIVPVEYDKLLLAYIQDAASETEQPSAYAQKDSRSPWVLLDLQDGYQSYYEPYDENKKAGYAGTLDLTEHSVAIINNMIMVDGISLTTGKKFPLCALDGLSCQIYQDGKAVGSAPIKLDQGFYEGEVMALFPDYFGESYVDENNEFVAIPQLLLSQSQPSIAKGQGSDYQQAVEDYLTEKQIENTPVKIASCYIADFSGQNKKSALLEVVDTMRFQEPLPPEIESWDADDFTAKKVAFVSTILFIPDLTKPNEYQVVLENIQQSDRFIRETIRNSLYAAFDLDRDGSLEMIVDNLYYEYRDYQLIDLSK, encoded by the coding sequence ATGGGAAATCACAAAAAAATAGCTATCAGTCTTTTGTTATTTTTCAGCTTAGGCATCATGGGGGGGTGCAGCAATAATGTTGCCAATCAGCCGGAGGGGTCTGACCTGCTTCAGCCTCAAGATGTAGCGGGGATCGGCCTTTATGGTGAGATCCGGCAAAAGCTGCCTGATTTTGTTATCACCCCGGAGATTAAAGAATGGGATCAGCCCCTGCCTTTTTATGAAGACGGCAAATTAGGCTTTAAAGATAAGCAGGGTAAGATCGTCTTAGAGCCAATCTATGCCAGCCACCACGGCTATCGCAATGGCGTTAATAATATTGCCTATGACGATGAGGCAGGCAATCGCACCTGGCAGGTCTATGATATTTACGGCAAGCCTTATCCCTATGATACGGTTTATGGTTTCCATTATGGCATTTCTTTTGTGCAAAAGGATGGTAAATCCGGCCTCATCAATACCGCGGGTCAAGAGATTGTACCGGTTGAATATGATAAGCTTTTGTTGGCTTATATCCAAGATGCCGCTTCTGAAACAGAGCAGCCCTCGGCCTATGCCCAAAAGGATAGCCGGAGCCCCTGGGTACTGCTCGATCTGCAAGATGGCTATCAAAGCTATTACGAGCCTTATGATGAAAACAAAAAAGCCGGCTATGCCGGCACCTTGGATTTAACGGAGCATAGCGTTGCCATTATCAATAATATGATCATGGTGGACGGCATTTCCCTTACCACAGGCAAAAAATTCCCTCTTTGTGCTTTGGATGGCTTAAGCTGCCAAATCTATCAAGATGGCAAGGCGGTGGGCAGTGCGCCCATCAAACTGGATCAAGGTTTCTATGAAGGTGAAGTGATGGCCTTATTCCCGGATTATTTTGGTGAAAGCTATGTAGACGAGAATAATGAATTCGTTGCTATCCCTCAACTCTTGCTGTCACAAAGCCAGCCATCCATCGCCAAGGGCCAAGGTTCTGATTATCAGCAAGCGGTGGAAGATTATTTAACGGAAAAACAGATCGAAAATACCCCGGTTAAAATTGCTTCCTGCTATATCGCTGATTTTAGCGGCCAAAACAAAAAAAGTGCCCTGCTGGAGGTGGTCGATACCATGCGCTTCCAAGAACCCTTACCGCCAGAAATAGAAAGCTGGGATGCTGATGATTTTACAGCCAAAAAAGTCGCTTTTGTCAGCACCATTTTATTTATTCCCGATCTGACCAAGCCAAATGAATACCAGGTAGTGCTGGAAAATATTCAGCAAAGTGATAGATTTATTCGCGAAACCATCCGTAATAGCTTGTATGCAGCCTTTGACTTAGACCGTGACGGCAGTCTTGAGATGATCGTGGATAACCTCTATTATGAATACCGGGATTATCAGCTGATTGATTTGAGCAAATAA